A region of Haliotis asinina isolate JCU_RB_2024 chromosome 9, JCU_Hal_asi_v2, whole genome shotgun sequence DNA encodes the following proteins:
- the LOC137295767 gene encoding proton myo-inositol cotransporter-like translates to MYTGDTDIDEMSLEDTSETTNLVGRYHPNMDVDDEKLAKCSSDGPEQPKTTFFIWILAIFSAIGGFLFGYDTGVVSGAMLLVKNDFTLTSVGEEVVVSVTIGSAFVAALCGGVLNDKFGRKSTTILASFVFTVGGVILGAAQNFAMLVTGRLILGIGIGLASMTVPMYIAECAPSHLRGRLVTVNVLFITGGQFVASVMDGAFSYVKKDGWRYMFGLAAVPSFVQMIGFIFLPESPRWLMKKGYEEKAYSVLASIRGTKNVDEEVKVLRRVCNEDEEIKQQQGDRSTIVRLLTTPSTRRAVTVGCGLQLFQQLTGINTIMYYSASVIKMSGISDKHEAIWLSAATSSCNFIFTIVGVWLVERIGRKKLLLGSLVGVILSLTFLAIGFQLAAFNSPPVILTERGDNSSCSSFRWCEACIEDLSCGFCYNYTSNNTVEGSCVSTFSSSDTSHAALGPCNETEPKGHIWADNFCPTFYAWMSTLGLALYLMFFAPGMGPMPWTINSEIYPLWARSTGNSLSAATNWICNLLVSMTFLTMTETLTKYGTYWLFVVIAVLALIFFIVFLPETKGKSLEDVERLFSQPWCSCGSRDSFNVNSHD, encoded by the exons ATGTACACTGGAGATACAGATATTGACGAGATGAGTCTTGAGGATACCTCAGAAACGACAAACTTAGTCGGCCGTTATCACCCGAATATGGACGTGGATGACGAAAAGCTCGCTAAATGCTCCTCAGATGGGCCCGAACAGCCTAAAACGACATTTTTTATATGGATTCTAGCAATTTTCTCAGCCATCGGGGGATTTTTGTTCGGTTATGACACTGGTGTTGTTTCGGGAGCTATGTTATTAGTCAAAAACGACTTCACATTGACATCTGTGGGAGAAGAAGTTGTCGTGAGTGTGACGATAGGCTCCGCTTTTGTGGCAGCGTTATGTGGTGGAGTTCTGAATGATAAATTTGGAAGAAAGTCAACaactattttagctagcttcgTGTTCACTGTAGGTGGAGTGATTCTTGGAGCCGCACAGAACTTTGCCATGTTAGTGACTGGCAGGCTTATACTCGGGATTGGCATTg GTCTAGCATCAATGACAGTGCCGAtgtacattgctgagtgtgctcCTTCACATCTACGAGGTCGCCTGGTGACGGTCAATGTCCTTTTTATCACTGGAGGTCAGTTTGTTGCCAGTGTGATGGATGGTGCCTTCAGCTATGTGAAGAAGGATGGCTGGAG ATACATGTTTGGTTTGGCAGCGGTGCCATCATTTGTTCAGATGATAGGCTTCATTTTCCTGCCAGAGTCTCCCCGCTGGCTGATGAAGAAGGGATACGAGGAGAAGGCGTACTCTGTGCTGGCCAGTATCCGTGGTACCAAGAATGTGGATGAGGAGGTTAAGGTTCTCAGACGTGTCTGTAACGAGGATGAGGAAATCAAACAGCAACAAG GTGACCGCTCGACTATTGTCCGTCTGCTGACTACTCCGTCCACTCGGCGAGCTGTCACTGTGGGCTGCGGTCTTCAGCTCTTCCAACAACTCACAGGAATCAACACCATTAT GTATTATAGTGCATCTGTGATCAAAATGTCTGGAATTTCTGACAAGCACGAAGCAATATGGCTCTCAGCTGCAACATCTTCATGTAACTTCATCTTCACAATCGTTGGTGTTTGGCTGGTGGAACGGATTGGAAGGAAGAAACTCCTTCTGGGAAGTCTAGTAG GTGTGATCCTGAGTCTAACATTCCTTGCTATAGGATTCCAGCTGGCAGCCTTCAACTCTCCACCTGTGATCTTAACtgaaaggggagataactcatcaTGTTCTTCCTTCAG GTGGTGTGAAGCTTGTATCGAGGATCTGAGCTGCGGCTTCTGCTACAACTACACAAGCAACAACACCGTTGAAGGGTCATGTGTGTCCACCTTCAGCAGCTCGGATACATCACATGCTGCCTTAGGCCCCTGTAATGAGACAGAACCAAAGGGCCATATTTGGGCAGATAACTTCTGCCCTACATTCTATGCCTGGATGTCTACGCTTGGATTGGCCCTATACCTCATGTTCTTTGCTCCAG GTATGGGTCCAATGCCATGGACCATCAACTCTGAGATTTACCCACTATGGGCACGAAGCACCGGCAACTCTCTGTCGGCAGCTACCAACTGGATCTGCAACCTGCTGGTGTCCATGACCTTCCTCACCATGACTGAAACACTCACCAAATATG GAACATATTGGTTGTTTGTGGTGATTGCAGTCTTGGCACTCATCTTTTTCATCGTGTTCCTGCCAGAGACAAAAGGCAAAAGCCTGGAGGATGTGGAGAGACTGTTTTCGCAGCCATGGTGCTCCTGTGGATCGAGAGACAGCTTTAATGTCAACTCTCACGACTGA